From Lampris incognitus isolate fLamInc1 chromosome 13, fLamInc1.hap2, whole genome shotgun sequence, one genomic window encodes:
- the lrit1a gene encoding leucine-rich repeat, immunoglobulin-like domain and transmembrane domain-containing protein 1a isoform X1: MFLVLLPGLYLCTGVLLSSSVSACPSQCSCFYHNLSDGSKARSVICNDPEISLVPAGFPVDTSKLRIEKTAIQRIPSEAFHYLSSLEFLWMSFNTLCVLSPDSFRGLLNLEELRLDGNALTSFPWESLVDMPSLRLLDLHNNQLTSLPAEATAYIRNLTYLDLSSNSLLTLPAEVLSTWLAVRPTQGPESSKMILGLHDNPWVCDCRLFDLVQFQKSPTLSVAFIDTRLRCSAPESLSGVLFSDAELRSCQLPRIHTAVARVRSAVGNNVLLRCGTIGVPIPDLAWRRADGRAINGSVQLENSKEGITWSILSVPAVSYRDSGKYVCKATNYAGSAEAVISLMVSNTPKPEGNQTSTDKKPKAKKPNQMGKAAYQEKLVARYVVPTSTPPAPPALEPGPPPGPGPGAGMASYSLADRATPGPGTSSGPDGLLDLEKTNLSNLAANTSSLQQDPDRVVRSVKVVGDTDNTISLNWRAPKAKNTTAFSVLYAVFGERDMRKINVGAGQNRVTIEGLVPRTKYIACVCVRGLIPKKEQCVIFSTDEAASATGTQKLINVIVITVACVIAVPLTVIVCCGALKRRIQKYWGKKSKDIQDSYVTFETLSPGTKAKGLEGEYLTRLNPEESNRLLSARSSLDSEATAKIEGQPNEYFC; this comes from the exons ATGTTCCTCGTCCTCCTCCCGGGACTGTACCTGTGCACAGGTGTGCTCCTGTCGTCGTCGGTGAGCGCGTGCCCGTCGCAGTGCAGCTGTTTTTACCACAACCTGAGTGACGGATCCAAGGCCAG GAGCGTTATCTGCAACGACCCCGAGATCTCCCTTGTGCCTGCCGGGTTCCCCGTTGACACGTCCAAGTTGCGGATCGAGAAGACGGCGATCCAGCGGATCCCCAGCGAAGCTTTCCACTACCTCTCCAGTCTGGAGTTCCTGTGGATGTCCTTCAACACGCTGTGCGTCCTCAGCCCGGACAGCTTCCGCGGCCTCTTGAACCTGGAGGAGCTCCGCCTGGACGGCAACGCCCTCACCTCCTTCCCCTGGGAGTCTCTGGTGGACATGCCCAGCCTCCGACTGCTCGACTTGCACAACAACCAGCTGACCTCACTCCCCGCGGAGGCCACCGCGTACATCAGAAACCTGACCTACCTGGATCTATCCAGCAACAGCCTGCTCACTCTGCCGGCGGAGGTGCTCTCCACCTGGCTGGCGGTCAGACCCACGCAGGGGCCCGAGAGCTCCAAAATGATACTCG GTCTTCACGATAACCCTTGGGTGTGTGACTGTCGCCTGTTCGACCTGGTCCAGTTTCAGAAGTCCCCGACCCTCTCAGTAGCCTTCATCGACACGCGGCTCCGTTGCTCGGCCCCGGAGAGCTTGTCGGGGGTCCTGTTCAGCGATGCCGAGCTGCGGAGCTGCCAGCTGCCCCGCATCCACACGGCGGTGGCGCGGGTCCGCAGCGCCGTCGGTAACAACGTGCTGCTGCGCTGCGGCACCATCGGAGTCCCCATCCCCGACCTGGCATGGCGCAGGGCTGACGGGAGAGCCATCAATGGGTCAG TCCAGCTGGAGAATTCGAAGGAGGGAATCACCTGGTCCATCCTAAGCGTCCCGGCTGTGTCATATCGTGATTCAGGGAAATACGTTTGCAAAGCCACTAACTACGCGGGAAGTGCCGAGGCCGTCATCTCTCTCATGGTCTCCAACACACCGAAACCAGAGGGAAACCAAACTAGCACTGATAAGAAACCCAAAGCCAAGAAACCCAACCAAATGGGCAAAGCTGCCTATCAGGAAAAACTGGTGGCCAGATATGTGGTACCAACCTCCACGCCTCCAGCCCCGCCTGCACTGGAGCCAGGCCCACCACCCGGCCCCGGGCCTGGTGCTGGGATGGCCAGTTACAGCCTAGCTGACCGAGCCACGCCTGGGCCTGGCACCTCCTCAGGCCCAGACGGGCTGCTGGATCTGGAGAAGACCAATCTCAGCAACCTGGCGGCCAACACCTCATCCCTTCAGCAGGACCCGGACAGGGTGGTCCGCTCTGTAAAGGTGGTGGGTGACACAGACAATACCATCTCTCTGAATTGGAGAGCTCCAAAGGCTAAGAACACAACAGCATTTAGCGTGCTATATGCTGTGTTTGGGGAGCGGGACATGAGGAAGATCAATGTTGGGGCGGGGCAGAACCGCGTAACTATTGAGGGGCTGGTGCCCAGGACCAAGTAcatcgcctgtgtgtgtgtaagggggcTGATCCCTAAGAAGGAGCAGTGTGTCATATTTTCTACAGACGAAGCAGCCAGTGCCACCGGTACCCAAAAGCTAATTAACGTTATCGTGATCACAGTGGCCTGCGTCATCGCGGTGCCGCTCACTGTCATTGTGTGCTGTGGTGCGCTGAAGAGGCGCATCCAGAAGTACTGGGGAAAGAAGTCCAAGGACATACAGGACTCGTACGTGACCTTTGAAACGCTGTCGCCCGGCACAAAAGCCAAAGGGCTGGAGGGTGAGTATCTGACCAGACTGAACCCAGAGGAGTCCAACCGACTGCTGTCGGCCCGCTCCAGCCTGGACTCCGAGGCCACAGCTAAGATCGAGGGACAGCCCAACGAGTACTTCTGCTGA
- the lrit1a gene encoding leucine-rich repeat, immunoglobulin-like domain and transmembrane domain-containing protein 1a isoform X2, which translates to MFSKLALCMALSTMPITGTACPSQCSCFYHNLSDGSKARSVICNDPEISLVPAGFPVDTSKLRIEKTAIQRIPSEAFHYLSSLEFLWMSFNTLCVLSPDSFRGLLNLEELRLDGNALTSFPWESLVDMPSLRLLDLHNNQLTSLPAEATAYIRNLTYLDLSSNSLLTLPAEVLSTWLAVRPTQGPESSKMILGLHDNPWVCDCRLFDLVQFQKSPTLSVAFIDTRLRCSAPESLSGVLFSDAELRSCQLPRIHTAVARVRSAVGNNVLLRCGTIGVPIPDLAWRRADGRAINGSVQLENSKEGITWSILSVPAVSYRDSGKYVCKATNYAGSAEAVISLMVSNTPKPEGNQTSTDKKPKAKKPNQMGKAAYQEKLVARYVVPTSTPPAPPALEPGPPPGPGPGAGMASYSLADRATPGPGTSSGPDGLLDLEKTNLSNLAANTSSLQQDPDRVVRSVKVVGDTDNTISLNWRAPKAKNTTAFSVLYAVFGERDMRKINVGAGQNRVTIEGLVPRTKYIACVCVRGLIPKKEQCVIFSTDEAASATGTQKLINVIVITVACVIAVPLTVIVCCGALKRRIQKYWGKKSKDIQDSYVTFETLSPGTKAKGLEGEYLTRLNPEESNRLLSARSSLDSEATAKIEGQPNEYFC; encoded by the exons ATGTTTTCAAAGTTGGCACTCTGTATGGCATTATCCACTATGCCCATA ACAGGAAC CGCGTGCCCGTCGCAGTGCAGCTGTTTTTACCACAACCTGAGTGACGGATCCAAGGCCAG GAGCGTTATCTGCAACGACCCCGAGATCTCCCTTGTGCCTGCCGGGTTCCCCGTTGACACGTCCAAGTTGCGGATCGAGAAGACGGCGATCCAGCGGATCCCCAGCGAAGCTTTCCACTACCTCTCCAGTCTGGAGTTCCTGTGGATGTCCTTCAACACGCTGTGCGTCCTCAGCCCGGACAGCTTCCGCGGCCTCTTGAACCTGGAGGAGCTCCGCCTGGACGGCAACGCCCTCACCTCCTTCCCCTGGGAGTCTCTGGTGGACATGCCCAGCCTCCGACTGCTCGACTTGCACAACAACCAGCTGACCTCACTCCCCGCGGAGGCCACCGCGTACATCAGAAACCTGACCTACCTGGATCTATCCAGCAACAGCCTGCTCACTCTGCCGGCGGAGGTGCTCTCCACCTGGCTGGCGGTCAGACCCACGCAGGGGCCCGAGAGCTCCAAAATGATACTCG GTCTTCACGATAACCCTTGGGTGTGTGACTGTCGCCTGTTCGACCTGGTCCAGTTTCAGAAGTCCCCGACCCTCTCAGTAGCCTTCATCGACACGCGGCTCCGTTGCTCGGCCCCGGAGAGCTTGTCGGGGGTCCTGTTCAGCGATGCCGAGCTGCGGAGCTGCCAGCTGCCCCGCATCCACACGGCGGTGGCGCGGGTCCGCAGCGCCGTCGGTAACAACGTGCTGCTGCGCTGCGGCACCATCGGAGTCCCCATCCCCGACCTGGCATGGCGCAGGGCTGACGGGAGAGCCATCAATGGGTCAG TCCAGCTGGAGAATTCGAAGGAGGGAATCACCTGGTCCATCCTAAGCGTCCCGGCTGTGTCATATCGTGATTCAGGGAAATACGTTTGCAAAGCCACTAACTACGCGGGAAGTGCCGAGGCCGTCATCTCTCTCATGGTCTCCAACACACCGAAACCAGAGGGAAACCAAACTAGCACTGATAAGAAACCCAAAGCCAAGAAACCCAACCAAATGGGCAAAGCTGCCTATCAGGAAAAACTGGTGGCCAGATATGTGGTACCAACCTCCACGCCTCCAGCCCCGCCTGCACTGGAGCCAGGCCCACCACCCGGCCCCGGGCCTGGTGCTGGGATGGCCAGTTACAGCCTAGCTGACCGAGCCACGCCTGGGCCTGGCACCTCCTCAGGCCCAGACGGGCTGCTGGATCTGGAGAAGACCAATCTCAGCAACCTGGCGGCCAACACCTCATCCCTTCAGCAGGACCCGGACAGGGTGGTCCGCTCTGTAAAGGTGGTGGGTGACACAGACAATACCATCTCTCTGAATTGGAGAGCTCCAAAGGCTAAGAACACAACAGCATTTAGCGTGCTATATGCTGTGTTTGGGGAGCGGGACATGAGGAAGATCAATGTTGGGGCGGGGCAGAACCGCGTAACTATTGAGGGGCTGGTGCCCAGGACCAAGTAcatcgcctgtgtgtgtgtaagggggcTGATCCCTAAGAAGGAGCAGTGTGTCATATTTTCTACAGACGAAGCAGCCAGTGCCACCGGTACCCAAAAGCTAATTAACGTTATCGTGATCACAGTGGCCTGCGTCATCGCGGTGCCGCTCACTGTCATTGTGTGCTGTGGTGCGCTGAAGAGGCGCATCCAGAAGTACTGGGGAAAGAAGTCCAAGGACATACAGGACTCGTACGTGACCTTTGAAACGCTGTCGCCCGGCACAAAAGCCAAAGGGCTGGAGGGTGAGTATCTGACCAGACTGAACCCAGAGGAGTCCAACCGACTGCTGTCGGCCCGCTCCAGCCTGGACTCCGAGGCCACAGCTAAGATCGAGGGACAGCCCAACGAGTACTTCTGCTGA
- the rgra gene encoding retinal G protein coupled receptor a, with product MVSSYPLPEGFSEFDVFSLGSCLLVEGLLGFFLNAVTVAAFLNVRELRTPSNFLVFSLALADMGISMNATVAAFSSFLRYWPYGSDGCQTHGFQGFVTALASIHFIAAIAWDRYHQYCTRTKLQWSSAITLSVFIWLFTAFWSAMPLIGWGEYDYEPLRTCCTLDYSKGDRNYVSFLIPMSIFNMAVQVFVVMSSYQAIAQKFKKTGNPRFNASTPLKTMLFCWGPYGLLAFYAAVENATLVSPKLRMLAPILAKTSPTFNVFLYALGNENYRGGIWQFLTGEKIEVPQTENKSK from the exons ATGGTCTCCTCTTACCCCTTACCGGAGGGCTTCTCGGAGTTTGACGTGTTCTCTCTGGGCTCTTGTCTGCTCGTAGAGg GGCTTCTCGGCTTCTTCCTAAATGCGGTGACGGTCGCTGCTTTCCTCAATGTCAGAGAGCTGAGGACCCCAAGCAATTTCCTAGTGTTCAGCTTGGCACTGGCTGACATGGGGATCTCCATGAATGCCACCGTCGCTGCTTTCTCTAGCTTCCTGAG GTACTGGCCTTATGGTTCTGATGGGTGCCAGACTCATGGCTTCCAGGGCTTCGTTACAGCACTGGCCAGTATCCATTTCATCGCTGCCATTGCGTGGGACAGATACCACCAGTACTGCACTA GAACAAAGCTACAGTGGAGCAGTGCCATCACCCTGTCTGTATTTATCTGGCTGTTCACCGCCTTCTGGTCCGCCATGCCCCTCATTGGCTGGGGAGAGTACGACTATGAGCCCCTCAGGACCTGCTGCACTCTGGACTACAGCAAGGGagacag GAACTATGTGTCCTTCTTGATTCCCATGAGCATCTTCAACATGGCCGTTCAGGTGTTCGTTGTCATGTCGTCATACCAGGCCATCGCACAGAAATTCAAGAAGACCGGAAACCCCCGG TTCAATGCGAGCACTCCTTTGAAGACGATGCTGTTCtgctggggtccctatgggctcCTGGCCTTCTACGCAGCGGTTGAAAATGCCACCCTGGTCTCCCCCAAGCTAAGGATG CTGGCTCCTATCCTAGCTAAGACTTCTCCCACCTTCAACGTGTTCCTGTACGCCCTGGGAAACGAGAACTACAGAGGAGGCATCTGGCAGTTCCTCACTGGGGAAAAGATCGAAGTGCCTCAAACTGAGAACAAGTCCAAATAA